From a region of the Vicia villosa cultivar HV-30 ecotype Madison, WI unplaced genomic scaffold, Vvil1.0 ctg.000045F_1_1_1, whole genome shotgun sequence genome:
- the LOC131622874 gene encoding receptor-like protein EIX1 → MLRFYHLAKAKMKMMNTSIACILKLVGAIFVALQMADLLFSNYWGVVAAKHVGCMKNERHALLQLKASPVLDDTSSSSLLTTWDSKSDGCCAWEGIGCNNQTAHVELLDLSRLQIGRFPGEINSSLIELRHLKYFNISGNQFSNSIFSELCGSLINLRFLDLSASFHGGIIQNDLAHLSHLQYLDLSDNNLEGTIPHQLGSLSNLQELYLGYNDGLKFDDMNNPVGGQWLSNLTLLTHLDLSRTRSLNYSYHWLQVISKLSKIQELRLSSCGLSDLYLRSMSGSLLNFSTTLAILDLSYNVFSSSKIFEYVFNATSSLIELDLSYNKFKGAIVYDFGNIKSPLEHLDLSGNELKGGVLESIRHICTLQSLNLDNNYLNDDISTILHKLSGCARYSLQHLGLSLGQISGTLSDLSIFPSLITINLSNNMLIGKMPYGIPKSLESLIFQSNSLEGGIPKSFGNLCSLRTLDLSRNKLSEDLSMILHNLSFGCAKDSLQELNLARNQIIGAIPDMSMFSSLRTLHLDSNNLEGVITDSHFGNMSMLKELYLNDNSLSLKFHENMVPAFQLTTVVLRSCNLGPSFPKWLQGQKYLQKLDISNAGISVVVPAWFWTQIKHLSLMNISYNNLMGTIPNLPIRFSEDCQVILESNQFEGSIPIFFRSASLLRLSKNKFSATPLFLCANTTSDKLQILDLSKNQLSGQLPDCWSHFKSLVFLDLRDNTLSGKVPSSLGSLVELNVLILRNNSFTGKLPFSLKSCTGLIMLDVGSNKFSGRIPCWFGQELQMLSLRRNQFYGSLPRCLCYLTKIQLLDLSENNLSGRVFKCLKNFTAMSRNFSSATVPTLLFVHFTINGLIDGTGTYDLIPLLMWKGEERSFKNNKLILRSIDLSSNQLIGDIPEEIGNLKDLVSLNLSSNNLTGEITSKIGKLTSLEFLDLSRNNFYGLIPSSLTQIDRLTMLDLLDNNLSGRIPISTQLQSFDASSYEGNVDLCGKPLDKKCPGDKEIAPQKPEIYEESEPEDKKRIYLSVGLGFITGFWGLWGSLFLIRIWRHKYVLFLNNIVDTMYVFMVLNGIKFKGGLIGLLSLLEHLFKEFQPHTF, encoded by the exons ATGTTGAGGTTTTATCACTTGGCCAAAGcaaaaatgaaaatgatgaacactAGTATTGCATGTATTCTCAAGTTAGTTGGAGCAATCTTTGTTGCGTTGCAAATGGCGGACCTTCTTTTCTCCAACTATTGGGGTGTTGTAGCTGCAAAACATGTTGGCTGCATGAAGAATGAGAGACATGCTCTCCTTCAGTTGAAGGCCAGCCCTGTGTTGGATGACACTTCCAGTTCCAGCTTGTTGACTACATGGGATAGTAAGAGTGATGGTTGCTGTGCATGGGAAGGGATCGGTTGTAACAATCAAACTGCCCACGTTGAATTGCTTGATCTAAGTCGTCTTCAGATTGGTCGTTTTCCAGGCGAGATCAACTCATCTTTGATTGAGTTGAgacatttaaaatatttcaacatTAGTGGGAATCAATTTTCAAACAGCATTTTTTCGGAATTGTGTGGTTCTCTTATCAATTTGAGATTCCTTGACCTTAGTGCTTCATTTCATGGGGGAATAATTCAAAATGATCTCGCTCATCTTTCACACTTGCAATATCTTGATCTTTCAGATAATAACCTCGAGGGTACAATTCCTCATCAACTTGGAAGCCTTTCAAATTTACAAGAGCTTTATCTTGGGTACAATGACGGACTCAAATTTGATGACATGAATAATCCTGTTGGAGGTCAATGGCTTTCTAATCTCACtcttttaacccatcttgacttgaGTAGAACCCGCAGTCTCAATTATTCTTATCACTGGCTGCAAGTTAtttctaagctttctaaaatacAAGAACTGAGGCTATCTTCTTGTGGCCTTTCAGATCTTTACCTTCGCTCTATGTCCGGTTCACTATTGAATTTTTCTACTACACTTGCAATCCTTGATCTTTCATACAATGTCTTCTCATCatctaaaatatttgaatatgtgtTTAATGCCACATCTAGCTTAATTGAGCTTGATCTTAGCTATAACAAATTCAAAGGCGCCATTGTATATGATTTTGGTAACATCAAAAGCCCTCTAGAACATCTTGACTTGTCCGGAAATGAACTAAAAGGTGGAGTTCTAGAATCTATTAGACATATATGTACGTTACAATCGTTGAATCTTGATAATAACTATTTGAATGATGACATTTCAACTATTCTACACAAATTGTCTGGTTGTGCGAGATACTCACTGCAACATTTGGGTTTAAGTTTAGGCCAAATTAGTGGAACATTGTCCGATCTTTCAATATTCCCATCTTTAATAACAATCAACCTTTCAAATAATATGTTAATAGGGAAGATGCCATATGGAATTCCAAAATCATTGGAGTCTTTGATATTTCAGTCAAACTCTTTAGAAGGTGGAATTCCAAAATCATTTGGTAACCTATGTTCATTAAGAACGCTAGATTTGtcgagaaacaagctgagtgaagATCTTTCAATGATACTTCATAATTTATCTTTTGGGTGTGCCAAAGACTCACTGCAAGAATTAAACTTGGCAAGGAACCAAATTATAGGGGCGATACCAGATATGTCGATGTTCTCATCTTTAAGAACTCTGC ACTTGGATTCTAATAACTTGGAAGGTGTGATAACCGACTCTCATTTCGGAAACATGTCCATGTTAAAGGAATTATACTTGAATGACAACTCACTGTCTCTTAAATTCCATGAAAATATGGTGCCAGCTTTTCAATTGACTACCGTAGTTTTAAGGTCATGTAATTTAGGGCCGAGTTTTCCAAAATGGTTGCAGGGTCAAAAATATCTTCAAAAATTGGACATTTCTAATGCTGGAATCTCGGTTGTAGTTCCAGCGTGGTTCTGGACTCAAATAAAACATTTAAGCTTGATGAATATTTCATACAATAATCTCATGGGCACAATTCCGAATTTGCCAATTAGATTTTCTGAAGATTGTCAAGTAATTCTGGAATCTAATCAATTTGAAGGTTCAATCCCAATATTCTTTCGCAGTGCATCATTGCTCCGGTtgtcaaaaaataaattttcagCAACTCCCTTGTTCTTATGTGCTAACACTACATCGGATAAATTGCAGATATTAGACCTATCAAAGAATCAATTATCAGGGCAACTTCCTGATTGCTGGAGTCATTTTAAATCATTGGTATTTCTAGATTTGAGGGACAATACTCTCTCAGGGAAAGTTCCATCCTCATTGGGTTCATTAGTTGAACTTAATGTATTAATATTGCGAAACAACAGCTTCACTGGGAAGTTGCCTTTCTCCTTGAAAAGTTGCACAGGACTAATCATGCTAGATGTTGGAAGTAATAAATTCTCAGGACGAATACCGTGTTGGTTTGGACAAGAGTTGCAAATGTTAAGCTTACGAAGGAACCAATTCTATGGAAGTCTTCCACGGTGTCTTTGTTACTTAACAAAAATTCAGCTGTTGGATCTTTCGGAAAACAATCTATCAGGACGAGTTTTCAAATGCTTGAAGAATTTTACTGCAATGTCTCGAAATTTTTCCTCAGCTACAGTTCCAACATTACTTTTCGTTCACTTTACTATAAATGGACTTATAGATGGCACTGGAACATATGATTTGATTCCTCTGTTGATGTGGAAAGGGGAAGAACGGTCGTTCAAGAATAATAAGCTCATTTTAAGAAGCATTGATCTttcaagcaatcaattgataggAGACATTCCAGAAGAAATAGGAAACTTGAAAGATTTGGTGTCATTGAATTTATCTAGCAACAATTTGACAGGAGAAATTACTTCGAAGATTGGAAAGTTAACATCACTTGAATTTCTTGACTTGTCAAGAAACAATTTCTATGGTTTAATTCCTTCTTCTCTAACTCAAATTGATCGTCTGACCATGCTGGATCTGTTGGATAACAACTTGTCCGGAAGAATTCCAATCAGCACGCAATTGCAGAGTTTCGATGCATCAAGTTATGAGGGAAATGTTGATCTTTGTGGGAAGCCACTTGATAAAAAATGTCCCGGGGATAAAGAAATTGCGCCTCAGAAACCTgaaatatatgaagaaagtgaacCAGAAGATAAAAAACGAATTTATTTGAGTGTGGGATTGGGATTTATCACAGGATTTTGGGGACTTTGGGGATCATTGTTTCTCATCAGGATTTGGAGACATAAATATGTGTTGTTCTTGAACAACATAGTTGACACAATGTATGTGTTTATGGTGCTGAATGGAATTAAATTCAAAGGTGGCTTA attgggttgctatcattgttggaacacttattcaaggagtttcaacctcacacCTTTTGA
- the LOC131622919 gene encoding very-long-chain aldehyde decarbonylase CER1-like: protein MASKPGILTNWPWKPLGDFKFVILTPWIAHSMYTLIWTKCDPMYYLVLPFILIRMLHNQIWISVSRYQTAKGKGRIVDKGIEFEQVDRETNWDDQILLTALLFYITYMTFPMASNLPWWRTDGVILTAILHAGPVEFLYYWLHRALHHHYLYSRYHSHHHSSIVTEPITSVAHPFAEMLAYFALFLIPIFTTLFMKKSSLAAVYGYIFYIDFMNNMGHCNFEFFPKKLLSFFPLFKYLSYTPSFHSLHHTKFRTNYSLFMPIYDYIYGTVDTSTDTMYEKCLKRPKESPDVVHLTHLTSFDSIYQLRLGFSSLASNPQTSKWYLHLMWPFTMFSMLITWICGRAIVIESNTFNDLKLHCWLIPRYQTQYFAKEHSKTLNNLIENAIMEAELNGAKVVSLGLFNQKLLNTHCELYIGRFPELKINVVDGSSLVAAIVLNNIPKGTNKVLLRGKFNKVVFAIANALCTKNIKVGVLYKDEFEELEKRVIKSKENLYISPINTPKIWLVGDEWDEDEQMEAPEGSLFIPFSHFPPNYMRESCFYHYTPSMITPNTFMNSHSCENWLPRRVMSAWRIAGIIHALEGWNVDEYGETILDTKKVWEATIRHGFQPLKIYAHKPCVTN from the exons ATGGCTTCCAAACCAGGTATCCTTACAAACTGGCCATGGAAACCTCTTGGGGACTTCAAGTTTGTGATTCTAACTCCATGGATTGCACATAGCATGTACACTCTCATATGGACTAAATGCGACCCAATGTACTATCTTGTACTCCCTTTTATACTCATCAGAATGCTACACAACCAGATTTGGATTTCTGTCTCACGCTACCAAACCGCTAAAGGCAAAGGCCGAATTGTTGACAAAGGGATCGAATTTGAACAAGTTGACAGAGAAAccaattg GGACGATCAAATATTACTCACTGCACTGTTATTTTATATAACATACATGACATTTCCCATGGCTTCAAATTTACCTTGGTGGAGAACAGATGGTGTGATTCTCACAGCAATATTGCATGCTGGTCCAGTAGAGTTCTTATATTACTGGCTTCATAGAGCACTTCATCATCACTATCTTTATTCTCGTTATCATTCTCATCATCATTCTTCAATTGTTACAGAACCTATCACTT CTGTGGCACATCCATTTGCTGAGATGTTGGCATATTTTGCACTTTTTCTTATCCCAATCTTTACAACATTGTTCATGAAAAAATCTTCTCTAGCTGCAGTATATGGTTatatattttacattgatttcaTGAACAATATGGGTCATTGCAACTTTGAGTTCTTTCCTAAGAAACTCTTGTCCTTCTTTCCTCTTTTCAAGTATCTCTCATACACACCATC GTTTCACTCACTGCATCACACGAAATTCAGGACAAATTACTCACTCTTCATGCCGATTTACGACTACATTTATGGCACAGTGGATACGTCCACAGATACTATGTATGAAAAATGTTTGAAGAGACCAAAGGAGTCACCAGATGTTGTGCACTTAACACATTTAACTTCATTTGATTCGATCTATCAATTGCGTTTGGGATTTTCTTCCTTAGCCTCTAACCCTCAAACATCTAAATGGTATCTACATTTGATGTGGCCTTTTACAATGTTCTCTATGCTTATCACTTGGATCTGCGGGCGCGCAATTGTTATAGAAAGCAACACCTTCAACGATCTTAAGTTACATTGTTGGCTTATACCAAGATATCAAACACAA TATTTCGCCAAAGAGCATAGCAAAACATTGAACAACTTGATTGAAAACGCAATTATGGAGGCTGAGTTAAATGGAGCAAAGGTGGTAAGTCTAGGACTTTTTAATCAG AAACTTCTTAATACGCACTGTGAACTCTATATTGGAAGATTCCCAGAACTAAAGATAAATGTTGTAGATGGGAGTAGCCTAGTTGCTGCTATTGTGCTCAACAACATTCCAAAAGGAACAAATAAAGTGCTTCTTAGAGGAAAGTTCAATAAGGTTGTGTTTGCCATTGCTAATGCTCTATGCACAAAAAATATAAAG GTAGGTGTATTATATAAGGATGAGTTTGAAGAGCTTGAGAAAAGGGTCATCAAGTCAAAAGAAAATTTGTATATCTCACCAATCAATACTCCAAAG ATATGGTTAGTTGGAGATGAATGGGATGAAGACGAGCAAATGGAAGCACCTGAAGGATCTTTATTCATACCCTTTTCGCATTTCCCTCCAAATTATATGCGAGAAAGTTGTTTCTACCATTACACACCATCAATGATAACTCCTAATACATTCATGAATTCGCACTCGTGTGAG AATTGGCTACCAAGAAGAGTTATGAGTGCATGGCGTATTGCTGGAATAATTCATGCTTTAGAAGGATGGAATGTTGATGAGTATGGTGAAACTATACTTGACACTAAGAAAGTATGGGAAGCAACTATTCGCCATGGTTTTCAACCTCTAAAGATATATGCTCACAAACCATGTGTGACTAATTAG